Part of the Candidatus Diapherotrites archaeon genome is shown below.
TATTTTTTTTACACCCCACAACAATTATTTCATAATCTTTTATTTTAATTGATTGATTAAGCAAAGCTTTCAAAGTTCTTTTTAATAATTCATTTCTGTTATAAGCAGGGATAACTACACTAATCTTTGGTTTAAAATCTATTTTATTCATTGTACCTGATTAAACTTTGTTTTAAAAGTATTTTAATTGTTTACTATAGCGGAAGATAAATAAATGGATTTGCCTACTAATATGACATTCTCTCCGACCTAAAGGCTCGCCCTTGCGGGGCGAGGTCGCCTGCGGGCGACTCGGAGTTTCTGCAGTCAGTAAAAAGCTGACAGCATTGTTTGGTTTGCTTGTTTTTCAACGTAATCTATTGTTGTTTCCAAGTCAACGTTCCCAACTGTTCTAGCAAACTTTCCTGGGCTCCAGAAATGCCCTTTAGGATACCTTAACCTGAACAAAGGCTGTCTTCTGAACAACTCATAACTTGAACCGCCTTTCAGTAACTGTAATGCTTTTGACTGGGGAATGCAAGGCCTAGTGCTTACAACAATATGTGTGTGTTCTGGTTGGATTGCCAAACTCAAAATCAGCATTTCATGCCTTTTGGCTATTTCTTTCAAGATTTCTTCATATATTTTTTTATACTTGTCTTTCCTTAACATATTGTATCTGTATTTAGTGCACCACTGCAAGTGGTAAACGCACTGCGCTTTTGCGTGCGGATAGCTATTCAAAACATCGCGATTCATAAAAAGTTCTCCTATCGAGCCATCAAAGAGTGCCCGTTAGGGCACTGCGCTCGATAAAAGAAATAAGTGAGAGTAAAAGAAAAAGTTTTGTGTCGCAATTCACCCCGCACTAAAAGTGCGGTCCGCTAACGCAGATTACTTGCGACACAGGGTGAACATTTAATAAATTCTCAAGCGTAAAAAGACGTTATTTATGTTACCATTAAATAAAACATATCTTGGAATATCTGGAGACTACTATGAAAAAGCACATAACTCAATGCATAAATCTCAACGTTTTTTTTATAAAACAAGAGAAAAATTTTTAATAGATTTAATGCCAAAGAAAAAAATTGAAAACGTTCTAGAAATAGGTTTTGGTTCGGGGATAATTATTAAAAAATTAGCGGCAAAAAATTATTATAAATCTATTTTTGGTATGGATTTATCATTTGAAGCAGCCAAATATCTAAAAAAATCAACCAACATTAAGTATACAAAAGTAAAAGTTTTGGTCGGCGATTTGGACAATATCCCATTCAAAAAGGGGGCCTTTGATTTAGTGATTTTATCGCATGTTTTGGAACACATCCATAACCCTTCAAAAGCCTTAATTGAGTGCAAGAAAATTTTAAAAGAAGACGGCTACCTGCTTATATCCTTCCCAAACAATATGTCTTTATGGCCACTTGCAGAAGCTGTTTTTGACAAAACGCTTGCCCCTAAAGACTATTCACTTAAAGAACAACATATCCAACAGTTAAATAATTTTAATGTTACAAAAATACTGAAAAAAGAAGGTTTTAAAATAAATAAAAGCGGAACCTTATACTTGTTTTCCCTCCCAGTTTCTGTTTTATCAGAAAAAATATCAAACTTTCTTTTTATTATTGATAAACTGCTTTTTCTTTCACCTTTTAACATGATTAGTTATATTTTAGCAAGTAAGCAAAAAAATTAAAGATAGTAAGGTTTT
Proteins encoded:
- a CDS encoding class I SAM-dependent methyltransferase; this encodes MLPLNKTYLGISGDYYEKAHNSMHKSQRFFYKTREKFLIDLMPKKKIENVLEIGFGSGIIIKKLAAKNYYKSIFGMDLSFEAAKYLKKSTNIKYTKVKVLVGDLDNIPFKKGAFDLVILSHVLEHIHNPSKALIECKKILKEDGYLLISFPNNMSLWPLAEAVFDKTLAPKDYSLKEQHIQQLNNFNVTKILKKEGFKINKSGTLYLFSLPVSVLSEKISNFLFIIDKLLFLSPFNMISYILASKQKN
- the tnpA gene encoding IS200/IS605 family transposase, producing the protein MNRDVLNSYPHAKAQCVYHLQWCTKYRYNMLRKDKYKKIYEEILKEIAKRHEMLILSLAIQPEHTHIVVSTRPCIPQSKALQLLKGGSSYELFRRQPLFRLRYPKGHFWSPGKFARTVGNVDLETTIDYVEKQANQTMLSAFY